In the genome of Nocardioides sp. NBC_00368, the window GGCGGGCGCACCGCTCAGGAGGCGCTCGACGAGGGTGTGCCGCCGAAGGAGGTCTGGGCCGCGGTCTGGAAGGCCCTGGAGCTGCCGGCGCGTGAGCGGTGACGCTGGTGGCCCCGACCGCGGTGGCCGCGGTCCAGAAGCGCACCATCCTCACCCTGGTCGCCACCCAGGCGGTCGGTGCGATGGGGATCACCATCGGCATCGCGACCGCATCCCTGCTGGCTCGCGACCTGTCCGGCTCGGAGTCCATGGCGGGCCTCTCCCAGACGACCCAGGTGCTGGGCGCGGCGGTGGCTGCGTACGTCCTGGGGCGGGTGATGGACGCCCGCGGGCGCCGCTTCGGGCTGCTGGCGGGCTACCTGCTCGGGGCGGCCGGCGGACTGCTGGCGGTCCTGGCCGGCGTGGTGGGCTCGATGACGTTGCTGCTGGTCGGCGCGGTGCTGCTGGGCGCGACCACCGCGGCGAACAACGGAGCGCGCTACGCGGCCACCGACCTGGCACCTGCGACGAGCCGGGCGCGGGCGCTCTCGCTCGTGGTCTGGGCGACCACCTTCGGCGCGGTGCTCGGCCCCAATCTGACCGGTGTGGCCGAGGCCTTTTCCGACGCCGTCGGGATCCCGGTGCTCACCGGGCCGTTCGCGCTCGGGTCGATCGGGATGCTGGCCGCCGCGCTCGTGGTCGGGGTCTTCCTGCGGCCTGACCCGCTGCTGGTCGCCCGAGAAAGTGCACCGGTCGCCGAGTCCTCACCGGTGGTCGAGTCCTCACCGGTGGTCGAGCCTGTCGAGACCACCAGCTGGCGCCGGGCGCTCGCCGTGATCCGGGCGCGGCCCGCGCTCGCCGCGGCCGTGGCCGGGCAGGCTGCGGCGCACGCCACCATGGTGGCGGTGATGGTGATGACGCCGCTCCACATGGAGCACGGCGGGGCCGGGCTCGAGATCATCGGGCTGGTGATCAGCGGGCACGTCCTGGGCATGTTCGCCTTCGCGCCGGTCGCCGGCTGGCTCGCCGACCGCGTCGGCCGGGCCGACGTGATGGCGCTCGGTGGCGGGGTGCTCCTGGTGGCCCTGGTGCTGTGCGCCGCGGCGCCGCAGGGGAGCTCGGGGCGGATCTTCGCCGGGCTCTTCCTGCTCGGTCTC includes:
- a CDS encoding DUF3046 domain-containing protein; translation: MRHTEFWSRMDDALGEGYSRAWARQFVMGDLGGRTAQEALDEGVPPKEVWAAVWKALELPARER
- a CDS encoding MFS transporter → MAPTAVAAVQKRTILTLVATQAVGAMGITIGIATASLLARDLSGSESMAGLSQTTQVLGAAVAAYVLGRVMDARGRRFGLLAGYLLGAAGGLLAVLAGVVGSMTLLLVGAVLLGATTAANNGARYAATDLAPATSRARALSLVVWATTFGAVLGPNLTGVAEAFSDAVGIPVLTGPFALGSIGMLAAALVVGVFLRPDPLLVARESAPVAESSPVVESSPVVEPVETTSWRRALAVIRARPALAAAVAGQAAAHATMVAVMVMTPLHMEHGGAGLEIIGLVISGHVLGMFAFAPVAGWLADRVGRADVMALGGGVLLVALVLCAAAPQGSSGRIFAGLFLLGLGWSLATIAAATSVADHTPLEVRADVQGSADLIMGVAAAAAGAVSGVVVDVAGYPALALGTILLVAVLFGAAYVARRADRAA